A genomic region of Xyrauchen texanus isolate HMW12.3.18 chromosome 29, RBS_HiC_50CHRs, whole genome shotgun sequence contains the following coding sequences:
- the LOC127623206 gene encoding probable ATP-dependent RNA helicase ddx6 encodes MSTARVENPVILGLSNQNGQMRGLVKPAGGPGGGGGGSQTTQPAQVKASSTVNNGNSQLAPTANTIIKAGDDWKKNLKLPPKDMRMRTSDVTSTKGNEFEDYCLKRELLMGIFEMGWEKPSPIQEESIPIALSGRDILARAKNGTGKSGAYLIPLLERIDLKKDSIQALVIVPTRELALQVSQISIQVSKHMGGVKVMATTGGTNLRDDIMRLDETVHVVIATPGRILDLIKKGVAKVSQVQMIVLDEADKLLSQDFVQMMEEILSYLAKQRQILLYSATFPLSVQKFMNSHLQKPYEINLMEELTLKGVTQYYAYVTERQKVHCLNTLFSRLQINQSIIFCNSSQRVELLAKKISQLGYSCFYIHAKMRQEHRNRVFHDFRNGLCRNLVCTDLFTRGIDIQAVNVVINFDFPKLGETYLHRIGRSGRFGHFGLAINLITYDDRFNLKGIEEQLGTEIKPIPSSIDKSLYVAEYHSESGEEVKL; translated from the exons ATGAGTACAGCCAGAGTGGAGAATCCAGTTATTCTGGGACTGTCAAATCAGAATGGTCAAATGCGAGGCTTGGTGAAGCCAGCAGGGGGGCCTGGAGGTGGTGGAGGGGGTTCCCAAACAACACAGCCTGCCCAGGTCAAGGCCTCCAGCACAGTCAACAATGGTAACTCCCAGCTTGCACCCACCGCTAACACCATCATCAA GGCTGGGGACGACTGGAAGAAGAACCTAAAGCTTCCTCCAAAGGATATGCGCATGAGAACCTCA GATGTGACATCAACCAAGGGAAATGAGTTTGAAGATTACTGCCTGAAACGTGAGCTGCTTATGGGCATCTTTGAGATGGGCTGGGAGAAACCATCACCTATACAG GAGGAGAGCATTCCCATTGCATTGTCTGGGAGGGACATTCTGGCCAGAGCCAAGAACGGCACAGGAAAAAGTGGCGCCTACCTTATTCCCTTACTTGAACGCATTGACTTGAAGAAAGACAGCATACAAG CATTGGTCATTGTGCCCACTAGAGAACTGGCTCTGCAGGTGAGTCAGATCTCGATCCAGGTCAGCAAACACATGGGCGGGGTCAAGGTCATGGCAACTACAGGTGGAACCAACCTCCGTGATGACATCATGAGACTCGACGAAACAG TGCATGTTGTCATTGCCACTCCAGGAAGAATTTTAGACCTCATCAAAAAGGGGGTGGCCAAAGTCAGTCAAGTACAGATGATCGTGTTGGATGAG GCAGATAAGCTCCTGTCACAGGACTTTGTACAGATGATGGAGGAAATTCTGAGCTATTTGGCCAAGCAAAGGCAAATTCTGCTGTACTCTGCCACCTTCCCTTTAAGTGTGCAGAAATTCATG AATTCCCATCTGCAGAAGCCCTATGAGATAAACCTGATGGAGGAGCTGACCCTGAAGGGGGTTACCCAGTATTATGCCTATGTGACTGAAAGGCAGAAAGTCCATTGCCTTAATACTCTCTTCTCCAGG ctCCAGATCAATCAGTCTATAATCTTCTGCAATTCATCCCAGCGAGTGGAGCTCCTGGCCAAGAAGATCTCTCAGCTTGGATACTCCTGTTTCTACATTCATGCCAAGATGAGACAG GAACACAGAAACCGTGTGTTCCATGATTTCAGAAACGGCTTATGTCGAAATCTTGTCTGCACTG ATCTCTTCACAAGAGGAATTGATATACAAGCTGTGAATGTTGTGATCAACTTTGATTTTCCCAAACTTGGGGAGACGTACCTCCATCGCATTGGCAGATCTG GTCGATTCGGACACTTTGGTCTCGCCATTAACTTGATCACATATGATGACCGCTTTAACCTGAAAGGTATTGAAGAACAGCTGGGTACTGAGATCAAGCCCATTCCCAGCAGTATTGACAAGAGTCTATATGTGGCCGAGTACCACAGTGAGAGTGGGGAGGAGGTTAAACTGTGA